One Rouxiella sp. S1S-2 genomic window, CAGGTGCGCAGCCTGGTGCCCACGGCCAAATTTGAGCTGCGGCTTCCTGACGTTGATAAGCTTCGAGCAGAGCGTTTACGCCTGCGCTATCGTGGGAAAAACGATGACCCGGATAGCTGTCGGCCAGGGAAATTTCGACGCCTGAAAATGCCGGTGCTGACAGTGTTTGCATAATCTGTGCGAGGATTATTTCACCGTCGATGCCCGGCGGTACGCGCAGCGCCAATTCGGCGTTGGCGCTGTGAGGGATAACACCGCGTGCATCGAGCGGACTGCTGCGGATTTCGGCAATCGTCAGCACTGCGCCGTTGATGAGCTGTTGCAGGCACGCCAGCGTATCGCCACTGACCGATAAACGCCGACTGCGACGAAATCGCAGCTCCTCTTGAATGTTGAAGGTTTCGGCAAGTTTGTTAAGAAGCTGATTAGCCGGTGGATCAAGAGGGATTCTGGCAATAACACCGCTTTTTTCAGCGGGTGCAATGGCGTGCAGTGCCTCGACCAGTTTCCATACTGGATTTGCAATCCAATTGGCATTGCTGGCGTGAATGGCCGCCTCAGGACCGCCCCAATTGCCGCCTCTTACCTGCAGGCTGGCGGCGGTCAGGCCGCTAAATCCCAGATAAACACGAGGCTGGCCACCGCCATACTCACACAGTGAAGGGAAAAATACTGCATCGGCCAGACTGACAGGACAGGGGGTTTGCGCGAGATAGCGGCGTAAATAACCGCTGCCAATTTCCTCTTCACCCTCGAGGATAATCTCGATATTTACTTGAAGCCCGTCTGTTTCCTGTAGCGCTTTTAAGGCAGTAAGCATGCCTGCCAGCGGGCCTTTGTTATTTTCTGCTCCGCGTGCGACAAACACGTCGCCAAGCTCTGGCCACGAGCTGAGTCCACCGGTAAAGGGGGCAAACTCCCAGTCTTCTGCATCGGCTGGCATCACATCGTACATGTTGTACAACACCAGCGTTTTACTGGCCTGATTGTCAATGCGCAGATGCACCAGAGGCGGCGCATTTTGCCCAAGCTGCTGGCTGACGGGTAAAACGATTGTTGCGCCAAGCTCGCTGACTATCCACTCTTCGAGCCACTGCGCCAGCGCCGTTTGTTGCTCAAGCTGACCGGCTATGCTGACGAACGGCGTCATGGCGGTCAACAGGTCCAGCGTTGGCCCGAGCGCGGTGGGAACGATAACGGTCACAGGCGTATCCTCGGATTAAGTACCACATAGAGCAAATCAATCACCAGGTTGATGCCGACAAACACCAGGGCGGCGAGTAGCACAATGGCCTGCACCAGCGGGAAGTCGCGGTTTTGAATCGCCTGTACCGCCAGGCGACCAATGCCCGGCCAGGCAAAGATTATTTCGGTGACCAACGCACCGCCGAGCAGTGAGGCGAAGTACATGCCCTGCACGGTGATAACCGGAATCAATGCGTTGCGCAGGCCGTGGCGAACCACGATGCGCCAGCGGCTGAGGCCTTTGGCGCGCGCGGTGCGAATGTAGTCCTGCTGCAACACGTCAATCAGGCTTGAGCGAATCAGCCTAGCAATGGCGCTCATATAATAGGCACCGAGGCTGAACGCGGGCATCACCAACTGGCTCGCGGTGCCATAACCGCTCGAGGGAAGCCAACGCAGATTGAGGCTAAAGAGGATTATCAGTAATAAACCGAGCCAAAAAACAGGGACTGCCTGTCCGCTAAACGCCAGCAGTCGAGACAGGAGGTCCCAAATACTATTTTGATAAAGTGCGCTGATAATGCCCAGCAGCAGGCCGGCCAATGTGCTCCAGCCAAGAGCGGTGATCGC contains:
- a CDS encoding M20/M25/M40 family metallo-hydrolase translates to MTVIVPTALGPTLDLLTAMTPFVSIAGQLEQQTALAQWLEEWIVSELGATIVLPVSQQLGQNAPPLVHLRIDNQASKTLVLYNMYDVMPADAEDWEFAPFTGGLSSWPELGDVFVARGAENNKGPLAGMLTALKALQETDGLQVNIEIILEGEEEIGSGYLRRYLAQTPCPVSLADAVFFPSLCEYGGGQPRVYLGFSGLTAASLQVRGGNWGGPEAAIHASNANWIANPVWKLVEALHAIAPAEKSGVIARIPLDPPANQLLNKLAETFNIQEELRFRRSRRLSVSGDTLACLQQLINGAVLTIAEIRSSPLDARGVIPHSANAELALRVPPGIDGEIILAQIMQTLSAPAFSGVEISLADSYPGHRFSHDSAGVNALLEAYQRQEAAAQIWPWAPGCAPAYAFAQVAPAFLIGGLGHGGNAHGVNEFVTLRGLARFQQSIIDWISNFQNN
- a CDS encoding ABC transporter permease; its protein translation is MLRYILQRLAQSVLVMLGVSLLIFYSLHLTGDPAAVMMPPGSSQQEIDNFRHSMGFDRSLTWQYWHYLSSVLQGNLGDSLRYSQPVAELIAQRVPATLLLAITALGWSTLAGLLLGIISALYQNSIWDLLSRLLAFSGQAVPVFWLGLLLIILFSLNLRWLPSSGYGTASQLVMPAFSLGAYYMSAIARLIRSSLIDVLQQDYIRTARAKGLSRWRIVVRHGLRNALIPVITVQGMYFASLLGGALVTEIIFAWPGIGRLAVQAIQNRDFPLVQAIVLLAALVFVGINLVIDLLYVVLNPRIRL